A genome region from Bacillaceae bacterium IKA-2 includes the following:
- a CDS encoding HD domain-containing protein: protein MEKISFELVGKVLEEDVVSDLDVLLLTKGTILTKANILLLKKQYSKKVKVSEDLSFKNLYLKNIKHIEHLFSFLEKTKSIDMEEWFHHEQIVRFVQKDASFIEQMYEIKAQSSLYVHSVNVGLIAFFLGKLLRYSYREKLHIWKMGVLHDIGKLKLDSELLFKQEEELTEEELHEYKQHPNLGLNILSEVKGVNAEIVSATKFHHEQIDGSGYPNKVKVNCLPVTVQIVSVANRIDKIISANRNPFHLVNLLIEETRENKLNPAITIPFVRHTLRKYVGKKIVLNDETKAEIVFIFDHEPTQPLIYLNERKMFIDLRENHKLKIKDFA, encoded by the coding sequence ATGGAAAAAATCAGCTTTGAACTTGTTGGGAAAGTATTAGAGGAAGATGTTGTTTCAGACCTTGATGTTCTGTTGTTAACAAAGGGTACGATCCTTACAAAAGCGAATATCCTACTTCTAAAAAAACAGTATTCTAAGAAAGTAAAAGTTTCTGAAGATCTTTCTTTTAAAAACTTATATTTAAAAAATATTAAGCATATTGAACATTTATTTTCTTTTCTCGAAAAAACGAAGTCGATTGACATGGAAGAATGGTTTCATCACGAACAGATTGTTAGATTCGTTCAAAAAGATGCATCCTTCATTGAACAAATGTATGAAATTAAAGCCCAGTCTTCACTTTATGTACATAGCGTCAACGTTGGCTTGATTGCCTTTTTTCTCGGGAAGTTGTTAAGGTATTCTTATCGTGAAAAGTTACATATATGGAAAATGGGTGTCTTACACGACATTGGGAAATTAAAATTAGATAGTGAATTGCTATTTAAGCAGGAAGAAGAATTAACAGAAGAAGAGCTCCATGAATACAAACAACACCCTAATTTGGGATTGAATATTCTAAGCGAAGTGAAGGGTGTAAACGCTGAAATAGTAAGTGCTACAAAATTTCATCATGAACAAATTGATGGTTCGGGATATCCAAATAAGGTAAAGGTTAATTGTTTACCAGTTACGGTTCAAATCGTTTCAGTTGCAAATAGAATTGATAAAATAATTAGCGCTAATAGGAATCCATTTCATTTAGTTAATTTACTTATCGAAGAAACACGAGAAAATAAGTTAAATCCAGCGATCACGATCCCGTTTGTCCGTCATACTCTGAGAAAGTACGTCGGTAAAAAAATAGTACTAAACGATGAAACGAAGGCGGAGATTGTGTTTATTTTTGATCATGAACCAACACAACCTTTGATTTACCTAAATGAAAGAAAAATGTTTATTGATTTACGGGAAAATCATAAGTTGAAAATTAAAGACTTTGCGTAA
- a CDS encoding DUF4349 domain-containing protein yields MFGCSSSDNSDQGFRNSNEKAEDAATESEMDYDGTDSGESTQIARDLEKNFNDTDRMIIYHANLSIEVNDYHKVETQILEKVSTLGGYIVESTIYASGKERINGNLVVKVPQASFHSFINDVELTSMKVYDRHVSSNDVTEEFIDLDSRLKSKRVVEERLLGFLEQAKQTEDLLKISNDLARVQEETEQLLGRMNYLKNNIAYSTVSLQLSEKLVNVQFMQDKEALNTWLKSKSLFMDSLNGVISFFASVIVFFIGRSPILLPIAVFGIIAIIFIRKQYKNPSQE; encoded by the coding sequence ATGTTTGGTTGCAGTAGTAGTGATAATTCTGATCAAGGTTTTAGGAATTCTAATGAAAAAGCTGAGGATGCTGCAACAGAATCAGAAATGGATTATGATGGTACGGATTCTGGTGAAAGTACTCAAATTGCACGGGATCTGGAGAAAAATTTTAATGACACTGACCGAATGATCATTTACCATGCTAACCTTTCTATAGAAGTAAATGATTATCACAAAGTAGAAACGCAAATTCTGGAGAAAGTTTCGACCCTTGGTGGATATATAGTAGAATCAACCATTTATGCTAGTGGAAAAGAACGCATAAATGGAAATTTAGTTGTGAAAGTTCCACAAGCTTCTTTTCACAGTTTTATTAATGACGTTGAATTAACTAGTATGAAAGTTTATGATCGCCATGTTAGCAGTAATGACGTAACAGAAGAATTCATTGATTTAGATTCACGCTTAAAGTCAAAACGAGTTGTCGAAGAAAGATTGCTTGGTTTTTTGGAACAAGCCAAACAAACTGAAGATCTCTTAAAAATCTCTAACGATTTAGCAAGAGTGCAAGAAGAAACCGAACAATTACTTGGAAGAATGAATTATTTAAAAAATAACATCGCTTATTCAACAGTTTCACTTCAATTATCAGAGAAACTTGTAAATGTTCAATTTATGCAAGATAAGGAAGCACTAAATACATGGCTAAAGTCAAAAAGTTTGTTTATGGATAGCTTAAATGGTGTTATCTCATTTTTCGCAAGTGTAATTGTGTTTTTTATTGGACGTAGCCCAATTTTATTGCCTATTGCTGTATTTGGAATAATTGCTATAATTTTTATAAGAAAACAGTATAAAAATCCTTCGCAAGAATGA